The following proteins are co-located in the Pedobacter sp. FW305-3-2-15-E-R2A2 genome:
- the tsaD gene encoding tRNA (adenosine(37)-N6)-threonylcarbamoyltransferase complex transferase subunit TsaD has protein sequence MPVILAIESSCDETSVAICNNGKITANVIANQTIHENYGGVIPELASRVHQQNIVPVIQQALIDANVDKKELNAVAFTQGPGLLGSLLVGVSFAKSFALALDLPLVSVNHMHAHILAHFIDEPKPAFPFLCLTVSGGHTQIVLVRDYFDMEIVGETLDDAAGEAFDKTAKILNLPYPGGPLIDKHAKLGNPLAFKFPEPQIKDLNYSFSGLKTSILYFIRKQEKENPDFISEHLNDICASVQYSIVHILLNKLRKAAKEYGIKEIAIAGGVSANSGLRAALQKRAEESGWNVYIPAFEYCTDNAAMIAIAGYQKYLKGDFVEQDVAPISRMNF, from the coding sequence GTGCCAGTAATACTCGCTATTGAATCTTCTTGTGATGAAACTTCGGTTGCTATCTGTAACAACGGCAAAATTACTGCCAATGTTATTGCAAACCAAACAATTCATGAAAATTATGGTGGTGTAATTCCTGAACTAGCTTCGAGAGTACACCAACAAAATATAGTGCCTGTGATACAACAGGCCTTAATAGATGCTAATGTAGACAAAAAGGAGCTAAATGCGGTTGCTTTTACCCAAGGCCCGGGCTTATTGGGGTCTTTGTTGGTTGGGGTCTCTTTTGCTAAGTCTTTTGCCCTGGCATTGGATCTGCCATTGGTGTCTGTAAATCATATGCATGCGCACATTTTGGCTCATTTTATCGACGAGCCCAAGCCTGCATTCCCCTTTTTATGCCTGACAGTTTCCGGAGGCCATACGCAGATTGTCCTGGTTAGGGATTACTTTGACATGGAGATCGTTGGAGAAACGCTGGATGATGCAGCGGGGGAGGCCTTCGATAAAACTGCTAAAATTCTCAATCTTCCTTATCCTGGTGGTCCGTTGATCGATAAACATGCGAAACTGGGAAATCCATTGGCATTTAAATTTCCGGAACCTCAGATCAAAGATTTGAATTATAGTTTTAGTGGTTTGAAGACTTCGATATTATATTTCATCAGAAAGCAAGAAAAGGAAAATCCTGACTTTATATCGGAACATTTGAATGATATTTGTGCTTCTGTTCAGTATAGCATTGTGCATATCTTGCTCAATAAGTTGAGAAAGGCAGCAAAAGAGTATGGAATTAAAGAGATTGCGATTGCCGGTGGAGTTTCGGCCAATAGTGGTCTTAGAGCTGCATTGCAGAAGAGAGCAGAGGAATCTGGCTGGAATGTATATATCCCCGCTTTTGAATACTGTACGGATAATGCTGCAATGATTGCCATTGCGGGATACCAAAAGTATTTAAAAGGAGATTTTGTGGAACAGGATGTTGCTCCGATATCCAGGATGAATTTTTAA
- the recA gene encoding recombinase RecA — protein MSVNADKLKALQLTLDKLEKSYGKGTVMKLGDNAVEPIESISTGSISLDIALGIGGVPKGRVIEIYGPESSGKTTLATHIIAEAQKQGGIAAFIDAEHAFDKNYAKKLGVDVDNLLISQPDNGEQALEIADNLIRSGAIDVIVIDSVAALVPKAEIEGEMGDSKMGLQARLMSQALRKLTGTIAKTGCCCIFINQLREKIGVMFGNPETTTGGNALKFYASVRLDIRRTSQIKDSDEVSGNRVKVKIVKNKVAPPFRIAEFDIMFGEGISKTGEIIDLGVDFNIIKKAGSWFSYGETKLGQGRDAVKQLLLDNPELSEEIEAKIRAEVTGEKLEERA, from the coding sequence ATGAGCGTAAACGCAGACAAATTAAAAGCATTACAACTTACTTTAGATAAGTTAGAGAAATCGTATGGTAAAGGTACCGTAATGAAACTAGGTGATAATGCTGTAGAGCCTATTGAATCGATTTCTACAGGATCAATTAGTTTAGATATTGCCTTAGGCATCGGTGGTGTTCCGAAAGGAAGGGTAATCGAAATATATGGCCCGGAATCCTCAGGTAAAACGACTTTAGCTACTCATATTATTGCAGAAGCACAAAAACAGGGCGGAATTGCAGCATTCATAGATGCGGAACATGCTTTCGATAAAAATTATGCAAAAAAACTGGGTGTTGATGTAGATAACTTGTTAATCTCTCAACCAGACAATGGAGAACAAGCATTGGAAATTGCGGATAACCTGATCAGATCAGGAGCGATAGACGTGATTGTTATTGACTCCGTTGCGGCACTTGTTCCTAAAGCAGAGATTGAAGGTGAGATGGGTGATTCCAAAATGGGATTACAAGCCCGCTTAATGTCACAAGCCCTTCGTAAATTAACAGGAACCATTGCTAAAACAGGCTGCTGCTGTATCTTCATCAACCAGTTACGTGAAAAGATTGGTGTGATGTTTGGAAACCCTGAAACAACAACTGGTGGTAATGCATTGAAATTCTATGCTTCTGTACGTTTAGATATCCGCAGAACCTCTCAGATTAAAGATTCCGATGAAGTTTCAGGAAACAGAGTGAAAGTCAAAATTGTAAAAAATAAAGTTGCCCCTCCATTCCGAATTGCAGAATTCGACATCATGTTTGGTGAAGGTATTTCTAAAACCGGAGAAATCATCGATTTAGGTGTAGATTTCAACATCATCAAAAAAGCAGGTTCATGGTTCTCTTATGGAGAGACTAAACTTGGTCAGGGAAGAGACGCCGTTAAACAATTGTTATTGGATAACCCAGAACTTTCCGAAGAAATTGAAGCTAAAATCAGAGCCGAAGTAACTGGCGAAAAATTAGAAGAAAGAGCTTAA
- the nth gene encoding endonuclease III, translated as MLKKDRYKLFVAHFSAKQPDAETELHYNNPYQLLVAVILSAQCTDKRINQVTPALFQRFPNAKALADVTPDIVFDYIRSVSYPNNKAKHLVGMAKMLLNDFNNEVPSDIDQLQKMPGVGRKTANVIASVIYNAPAMAVDTHVFRVSRRIGLSSGKTPLAVEKELVKNLPEQTIHVAHHWLILHGRYVCLARSPKCNICEITNICKYFQQNNKITKIISEKQG; from the coding sequence ATGCTCAAAAAAGACAGATACAAACTTTTTGTTGCCCACTTCTCTGCAAAACAGCCTGATGCTGAGACAGAATTACATTACAATAACCCCTATCAATTGTTAGTTGCTGTGATCTTATCGGCACAGTGTACAGACAAGCGCATTAACCAGGTCACCCCTGCACTGTTTCAGCGATTTCCAAATGCAAAAGCACTGGCTGATGTTACACCTGATATCGTTTTTGATTACATCAGAAGTGTAAGTTATCCCAATAATAAAGCGAAACACCTGGTTGGAATGGCAAAAATGCTGTTGAATGATTTTAACAATGAAGTGCCTTCCGATATTGATCAGTTACAAAAGATGCCAGGTGTTGGACGAAAAACAGCAAATGTAATCGCTTCAGTGATTTATAATGCTCCGGCAATGGCGGTAGATACCCATGTATTCCGGGTCTCCAGAAGAATTGGTCTATCTTCCGGAAAGACACCTTTAGCAGTCGAGAAGGAATTGGTAAAGAATCTTCCGGAACAAACGATTCATGTGGCACACCATTGGCTGATCCTTCATGGCCGTTATGTTTGCCTGGCCAGATCACCAAAATGCAACATTTGTGAAATAACCAATATTTGTAAATATTTTCAACAAAATAATAAAATAACTAAAATAATTAGCGAAAAACAGGGCTAG
- a CDS encoding sigma-70 family RNA polymerase sigma factor — MKLELYSDQDLVKLYLTGDESVLEELLRRHKSKIYTSIYLLVKDQYLAEDIFQDAFIKVINTLRSGRYNEEGKFLPWVMRIAHNLVIDYFRREKRAPVITSADGTDIFNLLQIHEESAEEKMLREQTHFDLRAMIHLLPDDQKEVLIMRHYADLSFKEIADLTDVSINTALGRMRYALSNLRKMMKVKEIS, encoded by the coding sequence ATGAAATTAGAATTATATAGTGACCAAGACTTGGTGAAGTTATATCTTACCGGTGATGAATCGGTTTTGGAAGAACTTCTGAGAAGACATAAGTCGAAAATATACACATCTATCTATTTATTAGTAAAGGATCAATACCTCGCAGAGGATATTTTCCAGGATGCATTTATAAAAGTCATCAATACGCTCAGGTCTGGGCGTTACAATGAAGAAGGTAAATTTTTACCTTGGGTGATGCGGATCGCACACAATCTGGTGATTGATTATTTCAGGCGTGAGAAACGCGCTCCGGTCATTACCAGTGCAGATGGAACAGACATCTTTAACCTCCTTCAGATCCATGAAGAAAGCGCGGAAGAAAAAATGCTGAGAGAACAAACACATTTTGACCTTCGTGCGATGATTCATTTGTTACCGGATGATCAGAAGGAAGTTTTAATCATGCGTCATTATGCTGACCTCAGTTTTAAAGAAATCGCAGACCTAACCGATGTAAGTATAAACACGGCATTAGGAAGGATGCGTTACGCTTTAAGCAATCTTCGGAAGATGATGAAAGTGAAAGAAATTTCCTGA
- the uvrA gene encoding excinuclease ABC subunit UvrA: MNNEINKDPHKHIIIKGARVHNLKNIDVAIPKNKLVVITGMSGSGKSSLAFDTLYAEGQRRYVESLSSYARQFMGRMNKPDVDYIKGIAPAIAIEQKVITSNPRSTVGTSTEIYDYLKLLFSRIGKTYSPVSGNIVKKDTVSTVVDFISGLEPESVVTIFCRLFPHNNRSIKEELAVLLQKGFLRIFYKEEILKIENILEDESFVDFELADADTVRILIDRIVLNKEEETLSRIADSVQTAFFEGKGDLYIEQEGKSTHFCDRFELDEIRFDEPTPNFFSFNNPYGACKRCEGYGNVIGIDEDLVVPDKSKSLYDNAIAPWRGEKMREWLNKLIKNADKFNFPIHRPFNELTEKEQRLVWTGNKYFEGLDAFFKELEEQTFKIQYRVMLSRYRGKTICPDCKGSRLRKDAAYVKINDKSIIDVVLMPLATILDFFEHLKLSPNDEKIAKRLLAEIVNRVLYLNNVGLGYLTLNRLSNTLSGGESQRINLATSLGSSLVGSVYVLDEPSIGLHPRDTNKLIEVLLSLRNVGNTVLVVEHEEEMMKAADHIIDIGPEAGTHGGNLVFSGTYDQIIKDKKSLTGRYLSGAEKIAIPTKRRSWKDHVLIKGARENNLKNIDVKFPLGVFTVVSGVSGSGKTSLIKKILYPALQKAIGNYAGEQTGAYDGIYGNYDLVSQVEMVDQNPIGRSSRSNPVTYVKAWDDVRALFSALPGAKAAGLKPAAFSFNVEGGRCDVCQGEGEVKIEMQFMADIYLPCEACGGRRFKQQVLDVTYQDKNVADILDLTIDEAVDFFKGEPKIMAKLQPLVDVGLGYVHLGQSSNTLSGGEAQRIKLASFLIKGNNANKTMFIFDEPTTGLHFHDIKKLLIALNTLIEQGNTILVIEHNMDMIKSADWIIDIGPEGGDKGGNVVFEGTPEDLVSSNSSYTAKYLTAHMK; encoded by the coding sequence ATGAATAACGAAATCAATAAAGATCCACATAAACATATAATCATAAAAGGTGCCAGAGTCCATAATCTGAAGAATATAGACGTTGCAATTCCCAAAAATAAACTGGTAGTCATTACCGGAATGTCAGGATCCGGCAAATCTTCTTTAGCTTTTGATACTTTATACGCCGAAGGTCAACGACGCTACGTAGAAAGTTTGTCGTCCTATGCAAGGCAGTTTATGGGAAGAATGAATAAGCCGGATGTAGATTATATCAAAGGAATTGCACCCGCCATCGCCATAGAACAAAAGGTGATTACTTCTAATCCACGATCTACTGTAGGCACCTCTACAGAGATTTACGATTATCTGAAACTTTTATTCTCCAGAATAGGGAAAACCTACTCTCCTGTATCAGGAAATATTGTTAAGAAGGATACCGTAAGCACGGTGGTGGATTTCATTTCGGGCCTTGAACCGGAGAGTGTCGTAACGATCTTCTGTCGTTTATTTCCTCACAACAACAGGTCTATAAAGGAAGAACTGGCAGTTTTACTTCAGAAAGGATTTCTTCGGATTTTTTATAAAGAAGAGATTCTAAAGATTGAAAATATTCTGGAAGATGAGTCCTTTGTTGATTTTGAGCTGGCTGATGCGGATACCGTAAGGATTTTAATCGACAGGATTGTGCTGAACAAGGAGGAGGAAACATTGAGCCGTATCGCAGATTCTGTACAAACGGCATTTTTTGAGGGTAAGGGTGACCTATATATAGAGCAGGAAGGAAAGTCCACTCATTTTTGTGATCGTTTTGAATTGGATGAGATTCGTTTTGACGAACCTACTCCAAATTTCTTCAGCTTTAATAATCCCTACGGAGCATGCAAAAGATGTGAGGGGTATGGAAATGTAATTGGAATAGATGAAGATCTGGTCGTTCCGGACAAGAGTAAAAGTTTATATGACAATGCCATTGCGCCTTGGCGTGGCGAAAAGATGCGGGAATGGCTAAACAAGCTGATTAAAAATGCAGATAAGTTTAATTTCCCTATTCACCGCCCTTTTAACGAGCTGACAGAGAAAGAACAAAGACTGGTCTGGACGGGGAATAAATATTTTGAAGGCTTAGATGCTTTTTTTAAAGAACTGGAAGAGCAGACCTTCAAGATACAATATCGGGTGATGTTATCCAGATACCGCGGAAAAACCATTTGTCCGGATTGCAAAGGTTCCAGGCTTCGTAAAGATGCGGCCTATGTGAAGATCAATGATAAATCTATCATAGATGTGGTATTGATGCCATTGGCGACGATCCTGGATTTCTTTGAGCACCTGAAGCTTTCGCCAAATGATGAGAAGATCGCAAAAAGATTGTTGGCTGAGATTGTCAACCGGGTATTGTATCTTAACAATGTAGGGTTAGGATATCTGACGTTAAACAGGCTTTCCAATACTTTATCTGGTGGAGAATCGCAAAGAATTAATTTGGCAACTTCATTAGGGAGCAGTCTTGTCGGTTCGGTATATGTGCTGGATGAGCCGAGTATAGGTTTACACCCGAGAGATACCAATAAGCTGATAGAGGTATTGCTTTCGCTTCGTAATGTAGGAAATACGGTACTTGTTGTGGAGCACGAAGAAGAGATGATGAAGGCTGCTGATCATATTATAGATATTGGTCCGGAGGCTGGAACACATGGGGGAAACCTGGTATTCAGTGGTACTTATGATCAAATTATAAAAGACAAGAAAAGCCTTACCGGACGCTATCTTTCTGGAGCAGAGAAGATTGCGATACCGACTAAAAGAAGGAGCTGGAAAGACCATGTACTCATAAAAGGGGCAAGGGAGAATAACCTTAAAAATATTGATGTGAAATTCCCTTTGGGCGTATTCACTGTCGTAAGTGGTGTTTCAGGAAGTGGAAAAACCAGTTTAATCAAAAAGATTCTTTATCCTGCTTTGCAAAAAGCAATAGGTAACTATGCCGGAGAACAAACCGGGGCTTATGACGGAATCTATGGAAATTACGATCTGGTAAGCCAGGTAGAGATGGTGGATCAAAATCCGATTGGAAGGTCTTCGAGGTCTAATCCTGTAACTTATGTGAAGGCCTGGGATGATGTAAGGGCACTCTTCTCAGCTTTGCCAGGTGCAAAGGCTGCCGGATTAAAACCAGCTGCATTTTCGTTTAACGTAGAGGGCGGGCGATGCGACGTTTGTCAGGGCGAGGGAGAAGTGAAAATTGAAATGCAGTTTATGGCGGATATCTACCTTCCATGTGAAGCATGCGGAGGCAGAAGGTTTAAGCAGCAGGTACTTGACGTCACCTATCAGGATAAGAATGTGGCCGATATCCTGGATTTGACCATTGATGAGGCGGTTGATTTCTTTAAAGGGGAACCTAAAATCATGGCTAAGCTTCAGCCATTGGTAGATGTTGGTTTGGGCTACGTACATCTTGGCCAGTCTTCCAATACTTTATCGGGTGGAGAAGCACAACGGATCAAGTTGGCTTCGTTCCTGATCAAAGGGAACAATGCCAACAAAACGATGTTCATTTTTGATGAGCCTACTACAGGTTTACATTTTCACGATATTAAAAAATTACTAATTGCACTGAATACGCTGATTGAGCAGGGAAATACGATCCTGGTGATTGAGCACAATATGGATATGATAAAATCAGCAGACTGGATCATTGATATCGGCCCTGAGGGTGGAGACAAAGGCGGTAATGTTGTTTTTGAAGGAACACCAGAAGACCTGGTTTCCTCAAATTCTTCTTATACTGCTAAGTATTTAACTGCACACATGAAATAA
- a CDS encoding lysine transporter LysE, protein MLFLTLFLGVILNMVGYIPPGNINLTVVQITITRGIRQALYFIGAFSAIEILFTFGVMRFVQWLSSEIKLGDIIDVIMVLMFGVLGFITWKSRKEMPKADYSKKDSIRYGMLLGVINPMQIPYWLFVGTYLISHEWIDIGYLSLTIFSIGSGIGAAVALYGFARFAQYIQEKFALSSYLVNKGIALLFFALSGYHICKIVYVHFIK, encoded by the coding sequence ATGCTTTTTTTAACACTCTTTTTAGGGGTAATACTGAATATGGTGGGATATATCCCTCCGGGAAATATTAACCTTACTGTGGTTCAGATTACCATCACCAGGGGAATCAGACAGGCGCTATATTTTATAGGCGCCTTCTCGGCAATCGAAATACTTTTCACTTTTGGCGTGATGCGTTTTGTGCAATGGCTTTCCAGTGAAATCAAATTGGGAGACATCATTGATGTGATTATGGTGCTGATGTTTGGTGTTTTAGGTTTCATCACCTGGAAGTCCAGGAAAGAAATGCCAAAAGCAGACTATTCTAAAAAAGACAGCATCAGATATGGAATGCTTTTGGGAGTAATTAATCCGATGCAAATCCCTTACTGGTTATTTGTAGGTACGTACCTGATTTCTCATGAGTGGATAGATATTGGCTACCTTTCCCTGACGATTTTCAGTATTGGTTCAGGTATCGGGGCAGCGGTTGCTTTATACGGTTTTGCCCGTTTTGCCCAGTACATACAGGAAAAATTTGCGCTGAGCAGTTATCTGGTGAATAAAGGAATTGCACTTTTGTTTTTTGCTTTGTCAGGTTATCACATCTGTAAAATCGTTTACGTCCATTTTATTAAATAG
- a CDS encoding DUF2157 domain-containing protein, which yields MKIDSEKSEFLDEMLEHWQEEKLLTEADVQRLRGSYETKDFDWRRLAQYSFWIAMACGVISLGALLIDDTILKYLERLYDTSDGVISILSISAAAYLFYLSFKRKQTKSHQVFSNEALIFTAVMLTANAIAYLGKAIGTSSGHFSLLLLLAVLIYGILAYVFRSRLIWVFALISLGAWFGTETGYLSRWNWYFAGMNYPLRFVCFGAVLTGLSFFMKKHKKIDYFFPVTYISGMAYLFVSLWLLSVFGNFGTLEAWYGVRQISLFYWAIISAAACIISIFAGLKYRDDIAREFGITFLFINLYTRYFEYFWDNWHKALFFCVLAASFWIIGRRAEKIWNVEFLKK from the coding sequence ATGAAGATAGATTCGGAAAAGAGTGAATTTTTAGACGAAATGCTTGAGCATTGGCAGGAAGAAAAGTTGCTCACCGAAGCGGACGTTCAACGTTTACGCGGAAGCTATGAAACTAAGGATTTCGACTGGCGAAGGTTGGCTCAATACTCCTTTTGGATCGCAATGGCCTGTGGTGTAATCTCTCTTGGCGCTTTACTCATAGACGATACCATTTTAAAATACCTGGAACGTCTTTATGATACTTCTGACGGCGTGATCAGCATTCTTTCGATCTCTGCCGCAGCCTATCTCTTTTACCTGAGCTTCAAAAGAAAGCAAACAAAATCACATCAGGTCTTCAGTAATGAGGCGCTGATCTTCACCGCAGTGATGCTCACGGCCAATGCCATCGCTTATCTGGGCAAGGCTATCGGCACCAGCAGCGGTCATTTTTCTTTGCTACTGCTCCTGGCTGTTTTGATTTATGGCATTCTGGCTTATGTTTTCAGGTCAAGGCTGATTTGGGTTTTCGCTTTAATTTCCCTTGGTGCCTGGTTTGGAACAGAAACCGGCTATCTGTCGAGATGGAACTGGTATTTCGCAGGGATGAATTATCCTTTACGTTTTGTCTGTTTTGGAGCAGTCCTCACCGGATTGTCTTTCTTCATGAAAAAACATAAAAAGATTGACTACTTTTTTCCGGTAACCTATATCAGTGGAATGGCATACTTATTTGTATCACTCTGGCTACTTTCAGTATTTGGAAATTTCGGCACCTTAGAAGCCTGGTATGGGGTAAGACAAATCAGTTTGTTTTACTGGGCCATTATCTCTGCAGCAGCCTGCATCATCAGCATCTTTGCCGGCTTAAAATACCGGGATGATATTGCCCGGGAATTCGGAATCACCTTTCTTTTCATCAACCTTTACACCCGTTATTTCGAATATTTCTGGGACAACTGGCATAAAGCACTGTTCTTCTGCGTTCTTGCAGCCTCCTTCTGGATTATCGGACGAAGAGCAGAAAAGATCTGGAATGTAGAGTTTCTAAAGAAATAA
- a CDS encoding cation:proton antiporter, with translation MIHLPVLITDLGLILAAAGITTLLFKKIKQPLVLGYILAGLLVGPHIKFIPTVTDNASIHIWAEIGVIFLLFSLGLEFSFKKLVKVGGSASITAIVEVVFMLLIGFVAGLAMGWSTMDSIFLGGILSVSSTTIIIRAFEELGVKHKKFAGLVFGVLIVEDLVAILLLVLLSTLAVSQQFAGADMLISILKLCFFLVLWFIGGIFLVPTFLKATKKLMNDETMLIVSIALCLLMVLLAVKVGFSPALGAFIMGSILAETTQAERIEHLTKSVKDLFAAIFFVSVGMMINPSILIDYSVPILVITIATVLGKFLSSGMGALLSGQPLKTSVQTGLSLAQIGEFSFIIATLGLTLKVTSDFLYPIAVAVSAITTFTTPYLIKASEPFYLFLERTLPKRWVEAINRYSSSTAGITTLSDWKILLKSYTFNTIIHSVIIIAIVFLGSRYLQPFMTKNIINGNNGIIISLILTLIFMTPFLWALAIRKIEKKAYSHLWLNKKYTRGPLVALEVLRISLALFFVGFLIYQFYSTWIAVVIAIVLMIVGMFIFSRKLQGFYNKMESRFLLNLNAREAQNAQPEILPWDTHLAELVVAPESSLVGKTLIELSVREKYGVNIALIERGKIMIPTPGRDERLYPNDKVLVIGTDNQLAAIKELFEGAKEEIPEESSFPKKDMTLQKIVINSSSPVYLQSIRSSGIREKTQGLVVGIERKGERILNPDSNLIFENEDVVWIVGNSKKVPDLLK, from the coding sequence ATGATACATTTACCCGTATTAATCACTGATTTAGGTTTAATACTTGCCGCTGCCGGAATTACCACTTTACTATTTAAAAAAATAAAGCAACCATTAGTTTTAGGCTATATTCTTGCCGGACTACTGGTTGGACCACATATCAAATTTATCCCAACTGTAACAGACAATGCCAGCATCCATATCTGGGCAGAAATCGGAGTAATCTTCTTACTTTTCAGCCTGGGGCTGGAATTCAGTTTCAAGAAACTCGTTAAAGTAGGTGGCTCGGCCTCCATTACCGCAATTGTTGAAGTTGTCTTTATGCTCTTAATCGGCTTTGTCGCCGGTTTAGCCATGGGCTGGTCTACAATGGACAGCATTTTCCTCGGTGGTATTCTATCCGTTTCCTCCACAACAATTATCATCAGGGCCTTTGAAGAGCTTGGCGTAAAACATAAAAAGTTTGCAGGATTGGTTTTCGGCGTTCTTATCGTAGAAGACTTGGTAGCCATCTTATTATTGGTATTACTTTCCACCCTTGCCGTGAGCCAGCAGTTTGCGGGCGCCGACATGCTGATTTCGATTCTTAAGCTTTGTTTCTTCCTCGTTTTATGGTTCATTGGGGGGATATTCCTGGTACCAACTTTCTTGAAGGCGACAAAAAAACTCATGAATGATGAGACTATGCTGATCGTATCCATCGCTTTATGTTTGCTAATGGTATTACTGGCTGTAAAAGTTGGATTCTCTCCAGCTTTGGGCGCTTTTATCATGGGGTCCATCTTAGCGGAAACCACTCAGGCTGAACGGATCGAGCATTTGACCAAATCTGTCAAAGACCTCTTTGCAGCCATCTTCTTTGTTTCCGTCGGAATGATGATCAATCCGAGCATTTTAATCGATTATTCCGTTCCTATCCTGGTCATCACCATCGCGACCGTCTTAGGTAAATTCCTAAGCTCCGGAATGGGTGCATTATTATCTGGACAGCCCTTAAAAACATCCGTTCAGACAGGTTTAAGTCTGGCACAAATCGGAGAGTTTTCTTTTATCATTGCAACACTAGGTTTGACGTTAAAAGTAACCAGCGATTTCCTCTACCCGATTGCGGTAGCTGTATCTGCCATCACCACCTTTACCACGCCATACTTAATTAAGGCCTCAGAGCCCTTTTATCTCTTCCTGGAACGTACATTACCAAAACGGTGGGTTGAGGCCATCAACAGATATAGTTCCAGTACAGCGGGCATTACCACACTTAGCGATTGGAAAATTCTATTGAAATCCTATACTTTTAATACCATTATCCACTCGGTGATCATCATTGCGATTGTCTTTCTGGGTTCCAGGTACCTGCAGCCCTTTATGACGAAAAATATCATCAACGGGAATAATGGGATTATCATCAGCCTAATACTTACCTTGATTTTCATGACTCCTTTCTTATGGGCACTGGCCATCAGAAAAATAGAAAAGAAGGCCTATTCTCATCTGTGGTTAAATAAAAAATATACCCGCGGGCCACTGGTGGCGCTGGAAGTTTTAAGGATTTCCCTGGCACTTTTCTTTGTTGGCTTCCTCATTTATCAGTTCTACAGCACCTGGATCGCAGTTGTTATTGCCATTGTTCTGATGATTGTGGGGATGTTCATCTTCTCCAGAAAGCTACAGGGCTTCTATAACAAGATGGAGAGTCGTTTCCTGCTGAACCTCAATGCACGTGAAGCCCAGAATGCTCAGCCGGAAATACTGCCCTGGGATACCCACCTAGCCGAATTGGTCGTTGCTCCGGAATCGTCACTTGTTGGAAAAACACTTATTGAACTCTCCGTAAGAGAAAAGTATGGCGTAAATATCGCCCTGATCGAACGTGGGAAAATCATGATTCCTACCCCGGGACGTGATGAAAGGCTATATCCAAATGATAAAGTATTGGTGATTGGTACAGACAATCAGCTGGCTGCAATTAAGGAATTGTTTGAAGGTGCCAAGGAGGAAATTCCTGAAGAATCCAGCTTCCCTAAAAAAGACATGACGCTTCAGAAAATCGTCATCAATAGCAGTTCTCCGGTCTATTTACAAAGCATCCGCAGTTCCGGTATCCGGGAAAAAACCCAGGGGCTCGTGGTAGGTATTGAACGAAAAGGAGAACGCATTCTGAATCCGGACTCTAACCTCATTTTTGAGAACGAGGATGTGGTATGGATCGTGGGCAATAGTAAAAAAGTACCTGATCTATTGAAATAA